From Archaeoglobus sulfaticallidus PM70-1:
CTATTCCTACAACTTTGCCAGTTGGTGCTAGAGGCTTGGCCCCAACTTCTGCCTGAACTATTGCAAACCACTTTCCAGATTTCGTTCTCTTGATTATTACACCCTTGACCTTGCCTTCAATGCAACGGTGAATCCTAATCGGAATTTCGCCAACCTTTGACAGGATTAGTTTCTTCCTCTCAAAGTCTATCTTGAATCCCGACTGGTTGAAGTTTAGGGTTTTGAAGGAGTTTCCTGTCTTATACCTTAGCCATCCAACCTTCTTTCCGTTTTCCCTTAGTTTAGCCAACGCTTTTATGTTTGCCCATAGCTGATAGTTCACCATCTGCAGGACTTTGGAGTAGACCTTGTTCAAACTGGGGTTTTCTTCCTTGAGCTTTACGATGAGAGCTTGAGTATCCGTTTGCTTTATCTTTCTTCCTTCTTTCTTTGCTTTGTTGACTTCTTCAAGTAAGCGGTTGTAAAGCCATCTGCATATTTCGAGTTGTTCATTCAGTTTAGCTTGAATCGCTTTTGAAGGGTATATGCGGAATTTGTAGCTAATCAGCATTCACTCACCCTGCGATTCCACGTATCTTTTCAGAACATCCAAAGTTACCTGCCCACTGGTTGCCAAGAAGTATGAAGGTGACCAGAAAACGTTCTTCCACAGCTTCTTCTTTACCTCTGGAAAATTTCGCCTTATTTCTCTTGAAGTTATTGTTTTCAGAGCGTTGATGTACTTGGGAATGTTCAGTGTTGGCTTTGCTTTGAAGAGGATGTGAACGTGATCGACATCGCATTCTATGGCAAGAACTTCAACCTCAAACGTTTCTGAGATTTCGTGAATTTTCTGTTTTAGGAAGTCTATAATTCTATCATTTGTAAATACTTTCCTGCGATATTTTACTACGAAGATGAGGTGATAGTGAAGAGAGTAGACAGAGTGAGCATCTCTGTCGAGTTTGTATTTCATAGTTTTTAGTTTTTTGCTAAAACTATATAAAATTTACCTCCAGCCTCCCCCTCCCGCCTCCCCTGCTGTATCCTCTCGCTTGCGCAAGGGGACTTAGCAGCAACAGAAAGTTAAAAGATTTTACACGTCTACTACCGAAACTACTATTACGGAGATGAGAATGATATTTTATGCTACACAGCTATTCCGTCAGTTCTGTTTAAAGAATGGAATAAATGTGGCGAAGCTTTAATCTTGACGGATTTTCTCATAATTACTACACCTCCTTATTTATTTTCGGATCTCTCCAACTCCTCCATCATCTTCAGCAGAACCTCTTTAAGCTCAGGAAGCTGTCTCTTTACAATCACCCAGACAACTTCAAGATCTACCGCAAAATAACCGTGAATCACAACATTTCTCAGCCCTACAACTCTTTTCCACGGTATTTCTCCATATTTTGAGCGAAGGTCTTCAGGGATGTTTTTTGCAGCTTCTCCTATGATTTCAAGATTTCTTAAAACTGCATCAACAACCATATCTTCTCTCATAAAATCCTCTAAATCTTCAATCGAGGATGTGTACCGTTCAATCTTCTCAATTGCTTCCAGCATATCCTGAACAAACAGCTCTGGAGTTCGTTTAGACATAAACAACCTCCCTTTCTATGGATTTCCACAACAATGGCTTTCTCATCGCAGCATTTTTCGTCACAACATCAACCCTAACCCCAAGCAGTTCTTCAAGAAATTCCTTCAAATCTACTATTTCCCAGCCTACAGGTTCGGAAAATTCAACTATGATGTCAATATCGCTTGTCTCCTTTTGCTCCCCCCTCGTTACAGAACCAAATACGCCTATACTTTTAACTTTAAACCTCTCTTTCAGAATTCTATCGTTCTCCTTCAGTATCTGGATTACCTCCTCGAGGTTTTTCATAACTTTATTTGATTCCCTTCCATACATTACCTTTCCCCCGTTATGGCAGAAACAATAGTTCCCGCAACATGTCCACATACTTGGAAGAGATTTGGTGAAAAACTATATCATGTTTTCCAAATTTTTAGCCACAAGATTTGGATTAGATGAAACAGGAAAAGTGAATCACCCCTCGCTCGCGAGGCTGTCCAGCAATTCAAATTTGTGAGAAAAAAGAGGTCGCTCAGGCCTGCAATTTAAAAATAAACGGGATGAATTATTATTCTCAGTAATTGTCGGACAGCCTCTTTCAGCGGGGAGCTTTCTTAGCTTTCTTAGCGACTTTTTGTAATAGATCAACCATACTGAATCTCCTGAACTTGCTGGATATTACTGAATGATATTTTCAGAGTTCAGAAAGTTAAATCTTAAATATATCTATATCAATACACAAAATTATGGCAAAAACAATAGCCGTGTCAGATGATGTTTACGAGATGCTCTCAAAGACGAAGATGAAAGGTGAATCTTTCAGCGATGTGATCAAAAGACTGCTGAAAAGGCAGAAGATAAGTGATATTCCGAAGATACTCGATGATAGCGAGGCAGACAAAATCAAGGAGCTTATTGAGAGGCAGAAAGAGGTTGATCTGGCAAGGCTTAAGGGGTTGCTGTAATGTGGCTCTTCGACACCTCTTTTGTTATAGACCTCTTCAAACACGACAAAAAGGCGTTGAAGAAGGCTGAAGAGACTGATTCCTCACCATCAATTAAAGCCATCTCGGTTGTAACCGCACATGAAGTGCTGAGGGGCTTACACTACATAGGAGACGAGGAGAAGTTAAAGCTTGGCGAAGCTTCGCTATCAAGATTCGAGATTATACCCTACACCTATGAAATAGCAAAGAGGGCAGCAGAAATCGACGCTTCTCTCATAAAGAAGGGTGAAATGCTACCATTCCCTGATGTTGTTATTGCCGCTACAGCCATAACCTACGATTTAAGTCTCGTAACCAGAGAGGATCATTTTAAAAGAATTGAGGGGCTTGAAGTTGAAGAGTATTAGGTGATTTTATGAGGAAAGAGCTAGTCTAGACCGAAGAACCAATGGTTAAAAAACTTGAAAGCTTCGGCTGGAAGTTCATTCCCTCGGATAAACTGATCGAAGATTATTCCGAGCCCCTGATAACCTCCATCCTGAAATCAGCCATCAGGAGATTAAACAGCGTGAATGATGAAGAGGTTATAAAGTTCCTCAAAACGAGGTTTTTCGATGTTGAAGGATGCAAGGCCATCCTTGAAGCACTAGGTGTTCGTAGAGAGACAGAGAAACAGAGGCCATAAATATCAATCAAATCAAAGATCAAAACCACAATTTATCTTCCCGTTGCTTGCAAGGGCCCTTCCAAAAGTGGCTGCCCAGCAAGTCAAATTTGCGTGAAAAAGGAGCTCGCTCAGGCTTGCAATTTAAAAATAAACGGGATGAATTATTATTCCCAGTAATTGCTGGACAGCTTCGCAAAGGCGGGGTGATTCACCCATCGGATAGGACAGTAGTCTTCTTTCGGCAAGCTGTGAACTACCACCGTCTAAAGACGGTGGCTTCTCCCCTCGCACGCTGAATCGCTAACAAGTACGCTGTATACTGGGGGAGTTTCGGGCTGGTTCACATCAGCCCTGCTCCTCAGCATATAGCCGAGGAGCCTGTTACCTATATTCACACTACCGTTTAAATCTCGATTGTACTCCAACCCACAGTCTTTGCATTTGAACATCCTCTTTCTGACAACAGTGTTCGTTGAACCACATCTCCAGCATTGCTTTGATGTCCACGCCTCATTTACAATAGCTACTGGTATCCCAGCCCACAGGGCTTTGTAAAGCAACATGTGCTTTACTTTAAACGATGGCATTGTGTGTACCTTGCGGTTGTTCTTCCTGCATCTTGGTTTGCCCTTGATGTGGGGTTTTCTTACGTTCTTGAGATCACCAAAGACAATGATTGGTTCGAAACCCTGTTGTTTGAGTTCAATAGCTCTGTCCACGATTGAACGGGTTGCTTTGTGCAGAACGTCTGCCACCTTTCTCGACTCCTTGTTACCTAATTGCTTAATCCATTTCACAGCATGCTTTATCTTCTTTCTCCCCACCGACTTCCTAACCCAGTTGTAGTGTGTCCTTATTGCTCTTATTTCTTTACCTAAGAATTTCACATTCCTTCTCTGCATTCCAAAACCCCACAGCTCCACAGAAGCTATGGGGTTTGCTTCTCCTATGTCGATTGCTATAACCACGGTGCGTTCGTTAACTGTAAATGAAGGAGGAATATACAAAACGCAATCAGAAGTTTCAACTTTGACGAAGCCAATTTCCCTTTGAATGGTTAGATGTAAGTAGAACTCACCATTCCTTCTAAACAACTTTGATTCGCAGATTTCGACATCTTCGGGAATGTCCCGATGTGGCTTTATGGCAACCCATATCCCACCCCTTCTACCAGCAACAGGGATGCGAGCCCAGTACTTGGCAATTTTTGTGTTCTTGCGTTCAACTTTAATCAAATCCTTGCGTATGCTCAAGGGATACTCCTTGTCGGGTTTAACTTTCTTGTAGTAACGCTTTGCCTGTTGCTTATTTGCAGAATAGAGCTTAACAGAGTTATCACCCTGAAGGAACTTCTGAAGGTTTTCGTATTCCTGTGTAAGCAGTTCACGCTTAACCCTGGTGAGGTGAACGACCTTGCACTTGATGACCTTCTGTACCTTCACACCTATAGGTAGAAAGATTTAAGTATTTAAAATTTGCTACCTATAGGTATGGGAAGAAAGAGTTCAGCAGTATACGAGATTAACTACCACATCGTGTGGTGTCCGAAGTACAGAAAGCCAGTACTGGTTGATGAGGTTAGGGAGTTTCTGGAGGAGCAGATTAAAACAATAGCGGAAACCAAGGGTTGGGAGATTATTGAGCTTGAAGTCATGCCTGACCACATTCACCTCTTCATCTCTGCTCCGCCTTTTGAAGCTCCAACGAACATAGTCAAGATTCTGAAAGGGGTGACTGCGAAAAGATTGTTTGAGAAATTTCCTGAACTAAGGGAGAAAGAGCTCTGGGGTGGCCATATATGGTCGCCAAGCTACTACGTTGGTACAGCAGGACATGTTTCGGCAGAAACCATTAAAAAGTACATTGAAGGAGTGAAAAATCGTGGTAGAAGCCGCAATTCATCCACCGGTTAAAATCGGTGGTCTTCTTGCGGCAAAATCCTATAAAAAATAAAAAAGCTAATATGCGTATATCTTTCCGTAAGGTCTTTTAGATACAGGAATCAGCTTGAGGAAGTTGCCTTCCATAATTTTCTCCTTGTCCCTGTTGAAGTACTCACAGTACTTCCCGACATGCTCCTCGACGAACTTCCAGTCCTCTTTCTCCATCTCAACTATTCCTACTTCCTTCCCGAGCTGGTACTTCTCAACCTTGCCCCTCAGATATATAACCCCGCCATGCATTCCGGTGCCTATATAGTATGCCTTGTGCTTTTCTCCCTCCTTCAGCGTTAGACCGAGCAGGATAACTCTCCCTCCTGCCATGTACTCTCCAAAGAAGTCCTGAGATGTTCCGCCTATAACTAAAACGGGAACTTTGTTTATGTACTCCTTCATGTGGATTGCTGTTCGGTAACCAACATTGTCCCTAATATATATCTTCCCTCCTCTCATCGACATTGCAACAACATCTCCAGCCCTTCCATGAATAATTATCTCTCCATCGTCCATCGTGTTGCCAACACCATCCTGAGCATTTCCATGAACGATTATTCTGTGACCATCCAGAAATGCCCCGAGATCGTTTCCGGGTGTTCCCTCAATGTGTATCTCAAGCTTTGGAGCGGGACTTGGAAGGTGCAGCCTTGTGCCTATGTACCTCTGCCCCACAGTATTTATAACACGAACCTTCTTTACTCCATTCAGGGCAGCATACCTGAGCAGATCATTAACTTCCTTGTGTTTGAGCTCCTTGGCGTCGATAACAGCCTCCTCACCCTCAATCTGGATGTACTTCAGTATCTTTTCAAGGGGTCTAACTCCCTCAAGGAACATATCCCTTAAAGAGAACTTGGCTATCGAAACCATAATACCACCTCTACTCTCCTGCACCCTTAACTCCGAGCACCCTGAGTTCCCATTCCTCCAGTCCAACTCCTCTCAGATGATCCCTGTTGCCTCTAACGCTCTCAATGGCGTTTATTCCCATACCTCCGAGCATCTCCTTGATCTCATTGCTCCAGCCCTTCAGGAGGTTGTACAGCCTCCTGCTCGCAATCTCCGGATTTAGCCTCTTTGTGAGGTATGGATCCTGCGTGCATATACCCCATGCACACTTTCCTGTGTAGCATTTCTGACATAATGTGCATCCCATCGCTATGAGCGCTGGAGTTCCGATGTACACAGCATCTGCTCCAAGCGCGATTGCCTTCAGCACATCCGCACTGTTTCTGAATCCTCCAGCGACAAGTATCGACGCTTTGTGCCTGATTCCTTCCTCTCTCAGCCTCTGATCTACCGAGGCTAAAGCCAGCTCTATCGGAATTCCGACATTATCTCTTATTATCTTGGGTGCAGCACCTGTACCACCTCTGAGCCCGTCAATCGCTACTATGTCCGCTCCAGCCCTGACTATTCCGGATGCTATTGCAGCAACATTGTGCACGGCTGCGATCTTAACGCTTACGGGCTTTTCATAGTTGGTTGCCTCCTTCAGCGCATAGATCAGCATCGAGAGATCCTCTATCGAATAGATATCATGCTGTGGGGCGGGTGAGAGAGCATCAGTCCCTTCGGGAATCATCCTCGTCTCGGATATTCTTATGCTGACTTTCTCCCCCGGCAGATGGCCTCCTATTCCCGGCTTCGCACCCTGACCTATCTTGATCTCAACCACGGCAGAGACATTCAGGTAATCGGGATCCACACCAAACCTCCCGCTCGCTACCTGTACTATAGCATTTCCACCATATTCCTCTCTCAAACTCTTTGGCAAACCACCCTCTCCGGTGTTGAAGAGGGTTCCGAATTCCTTGGATGCCATTGCCAGAGATTTGAACGCGTTGTAGCTTATAGCTCCATATGACATCGCCGAGAAGACTATTGGCGTCTCGAGCATAACATTCGGATGCAGTTCGGTTGCGATCTCAACATCCTCATAGTCCTCGCTGTACTTTATCTCCAGTCCATCAGGCTTTCTTCCGAGGAAAGTTCTGAGCTCCATTGGCTCTCTCAATGGATCTATCGATGGATTTGTAACCTGAGAGGCGTTAAGCACGAGATGATCCCAGTATATTCTATAAGGCTTATCGTTACCACTTCCGGTTAGAATAACTCCTCCGGTTTCAGCCTGCTTCTTCAAATCCTGGATTCTCTCTCTCGTCCAGTTGGCGTTGGGGCGGTAT
This genomic window contains:
- a CDS encoding RNA-guided endonuclease InsQ/TnpB family protein, with the translated sequence MLISYKFRIYPSKAIQAKLNEQLEICRWLYNRLLEEVNKAKKEGRKIKQTDTQALIVKLKEENPSLNKVYSKVLQMVNYQLWANIKALAKLRENGKKVGWLRYKTGNSFKTLNFNQSGFKIDFERKKLILSKVGEIPIRIHRCIEGKVKGVIIKRTKSGKWFAIVQAEVGAKPLAPTGKVVGIDVGVRYFLADTDGRQVENPCFYEKTLKRIKRLQRDLSRKQKGSKNWEKCRIKLAKAYEKLVNQRNDFLHKLSRFYVDNYDVIAVEDLRIQNMVRAGKTLAQRILDASWGKFIQLLSYKAERAGRRVVRVSPKGTSEGLSFDDPLRDCISACRILSRGLGRPCQPVEGDLYSS
- the tnpA gene encoding IS200/IS605 family transposase, encoding MKYKLDRDAHSVYSLHYHLIFVVKYRRKVFTNDRIIDFLKQKIHEISETFEVEVLAIECDVDHVHILFKAKPTLNIPKYINALKTITSREIRRNFPEVKKKLWKNVFWSPSYFLATSGQVTLDVLKRYVESQGE
- a CDS encoding HepT-like ribonuclease domain-containing protein codes for the protein MSKRTPELFVQDMLEAIEKIERYTSSIEDLEDFMREDMVVDAVLRNLEIIGEAAKNIPEDLRSKYGEIPWKRVVGLRNVVIHGYFAVDLEVVWVIVKRQLPELKEVLLKMMEELERSENK
- a CDS encoding nucleotidyltransferase family protein encodes the protein MKNLEEVIQILKENDRILKERFKVKSIGVFGSVTRGEQKETSDIDIIVEFSEPVGWEIVDLKEFLEELLGVRVDVVTKNAAMRKPLLWKSIEREVVYV
- a CDS encoding antitoxin VapB family protein, with the translated sequence MAKTIAVSDDVYEMLSKTKMKGESFSDVIKRLLKRQKISDIPKILDDSEADKIKELIERQKEVDLARLKGLL
- a CDS encoding type II toxin-antitoxin system VapC family toxin, yielding MWLFDTSFVIDLFKHDKKALKKAEETDSSPSIKAISVVTAHEVLRGLHYIGDEEKLKLGEASLSRFEIIPYTYEIAKRAAEIDASLIKKGEMLPFPDVVIAATAITYDLSLVTREDHFKRIEGLEVEEY
- a CDS encoding PDDEXK family nuclease; translated protein: MVKKLESFGWKFIPSDKLIEDYSEPLITSILKSAIRRLNSVNDEEVIKFLKTRFFDVEGCKAILEALGVRRETEKQRP
- a CDS encoding RNA-guided endonuclease TnpB family protein, with the translated sequence MKVQKVIKCKVVHLTRVKRELLTQEYENLQKFLQGDNSVKLYSANKQQAKRYYKKVKPDKEYPLSIRKDLIKVERKNTKIAKYWARIPVAGRRGGIWVAIKPHRDIPEDVEICESKLFRRNGEFYLHLTIQREIGFVKVETSDCVLYIPPSFTVNERTVVIAIDIGEANPIASVELWGFGMQRRNVKFLGKEIRAIRTHYNWVRKSVGRKKIKHAVKWIKQLGNKESRKVADVLHKATRSIVDRAIELKQQGFEPIIVFGDLKNVRKPHIKGKPRCRKNNRKVHTMPSFKVKHMLLYKALWAGIPVAIVNEAWTSKQCWRCGSTNTVVRKRMFKCKDCGLEYNRDLNGSVNIGNRLLGYMLRSRADVNQPETPPVYSVLVSDSACEGRSHRL
- the tnpA gene encoding IS200/IS605 family transposase yields the protein MGRKSSAVYEINYHIVWCPKYRKPVLVDEVREFLEEQIKTIAETKGWEIIELEVMPDHIHLFISAPPFEAPTNIVKILKGVTAKRLFEKFPELREKELWGGHIWSPSYYVGTAGHVSAETIKKYIEGVKNRGRSRNSSTG
- a CDS encoding GltB/FmdC/FwdC-like GXGXG domain-containing protein gives rise to the protein MVSIAKFSLRDMFLEGVRPLEKILKYIQIEGEEAVIDAKELKHKEVNDLLRYAALNGVKKVRVINTVGQRYIGTRLHLPSPAPKLEIHIEGTPGNDLGAFLDGHRIIVHGNAQDGVGNTMDDGEIIIHGRAGDVVAMSMRGGKIYIRDNVGYRTAIHMKEYINKVPVLVIGGTSQDFFGEYMAGGRVILLGLTLKEGEKHKAYYIGTGMHGGVIYLRGKVEKYQLGKEVGIVEMEKEDWKFVEEHVGKYCEYFNRDKEKIMEGNFLKLIPVSKRPYGKIYAY
- a CDS encoding glutamate synthase-related protein, with protein sequence MEMKTYMLPEFIIERDDERCIRCRVCERQCSQEGHRYDPELDRMFHDEYVCVGCQRCVVFCPTNALTVRPHPSTYRPNANWTRERIQDLKKQAETGGVILTGSGNDKPYRIYWDHLVLNASQVTNPSIDPLREPMELRTFLGRKPDGLEIKYSEDYEDVEIATELHPNVMLETPIVFSAMSYGAISYNAFKSLAMASKEFGTLFNTGEGGLPKSLREEYGGNAIVQVASGRFGVDPDYLNVSAVVEIKIGQGAKPGIGGHLPGEKVSIRISETRMIPEGTDALSPAPQHDIYSIEDLSMLIYALKEATNYEKPVSVKIAAVHNVAAIASGIVRAGADIVAIDGLRGGTGAAPKIIRDNVGIPIELALASVDQRLREEGIRHKASILVAGGFRNSADVLKAIALGADAVYIGTPALIAMGCTLCQKCYTGKCAWGICTQDPYLTKRLNPEIASRRLYNLLKGWSNEIKEMLGGMGINAIESVRGNRDHLRGVGLEEWELRVLGVKGAGE